One genomic segment of Candidatus Binatus sp. includes these proteins:
- a CDS encoding LLM class F420-dependent oxidoreductase: MKFATFLFQTAPASLAAIARKAEELNFESLWIPEHIVLPVKYRSPYPYASSGRMPAPPETPLHDPMLALAYVAGITTRVRLATGIYVLPIRNAFATAKAVASLDVLSGGRFIFGIGIGWLEEEFETVGMNFKDRALRTREYVALMKELWTKEDPVYHGKTISVEGIRFMPKPVQKPHPPIVLGGHTEPSLKRAANIGDGWYGIAESIAEMRTTIARLREHERAAARATPLELTVSPRLGEPLKL, encoded by the coding sequence ATGAAATTCGCGACATTTCTGTTCCAGACGGCGCCGGCCAGTCTCGCCGCGATTGCGCGCAAGGCCGAAGAGCTGAATTTCGAATCGCTGTGGATTCCCGAGCATATCGTGCTGCCGGTCAAGTATCGGTCGCCGTATCCGTATGCCTCGAGCGGACGGATGCCCGCGCCGCCGGAGACTCCGCTGCACGATCCGATGCTGGCGCTGGCGTACGTCGCCGGTATCACGACGCGGGTGCGGCTCGCGACCGGAATCTACGTGCTGCCGATTCGCAACGCATTCGCCACCGCCAAGGCGGTCGCGAGTCTCGACGTACTTTCCGGCGGGCGGTTTATCTTTGGAATCGGAATCGGCTGGCTCGAGGAAGAGTTCGAGACGGTCGGGATGAACTTCAAGGATCGGGCGCTGCGCACGCGCGAGTACGTCGCGCTGATGAAGGAACTGTGGACCAAAGAAGATCCGGTCTATCACGGCAAAACGATTAGCGTGGAAGGGATCAGGTTCATGCCAAAGCCGGTCCAGAAACCTCATCCGCCGATCGTGCTCGGCGGTCATACCGAGCCGTCGCTCAAGCGGGCCGCGAATATCGGCGACGGCTGGTACGGGATCGCCGAGAGTATCGCGGAGATGCGCACAACGATCGCGCGACTCCGCGAGCATGAGCGGGCGGCGGCGCGCGCGACGCCGCTCGAGCTGACGGTGAGTCCGCGCCTCGGCGAGCCGTTGAAGCTCGA